A single region of the Pontibacter kalidii genome encodes:
- a CDS encoding biosynthetic peptidoglycan transglycosylase: MKNKVIMWVGGVLAFLVLLFALLFAFRSKMLSYTVERVIAKVESRYPVDLNIGNAAFVNWNAVVLSDITLVPHGLDTLFTTDSVHATVGFRSLFKGRVVFRRLEVNDSYLTAVKKGDVTNFDFLLKKDEKAPEQPKDTTEAGRNYGQLLNRLLETAFDNVPDQVDFKNLNASYTSTSRTIDVRMPYLLINDGKIDSEVYVRTDSLVNNLHVKGTIDARDYNISASLYTADTAGIRLPYVQQKFDAMVAFDTLHVSLKDKKYRNDVLTVSGSAMVNNLMLNHPKLADEDIQVVEGAVNYVLKLGQNLFVVDSLTEVRVNKARANIYASYQNKTSKIFDLKVKTEKVPGNDFFSSLPPGLFENLEGIKTQGWLQYDLNFHLNMDSVEQVVFDSDLDASEDFKIVEWGKTNIEKINSSFTHTMYEYGKPIRTFTVGPANPFYAPIHTISPYLRNAILSAEDAGFYSHNGFHEEAFRQAIIKNLEEGDFARGGSTISMQLVKNVFLTRQKTITRKVEEAIIVWLIENLDLVSKNRLFEVYLNIIEWGPDVYGAKDASRFYFGKQPSELNLAEAIFLTSIIPSPKRYRASFDNQGNLRSWKSGYYRMLGGIMRRRGLISQEEYENLYPNVHLYGRARDLIVTAPDTTMIEEDTNQFELETIDMLDF; this comes from the coding sequence TTGAAAAATAAAGTTATCATGTGGGTTGGCGGTGTGCTGGCCTTCCTTGTGCTCCTGTTTGCGCTGCTTTTTGCCTTCCGGAGTAAAATGCTGAGCTATACGGTGGAGCGCGTTATCGCGAAAGTAGAGAGCCGCTACCCTGTAGACCTCAACATCGGCAATGCAGCTTTTGTCAATTGGAATGCCGTGGTGCTCAGCGATATCACGCTGGTGCCGCACGGCCTTGACACCCTCTTTACCACCGACAGTGTGCACGCCACCGTGGGCTTCCGCTCCCTGTTTAAGGGCCGTGTCGTGTTCAGGCGCCTGGAGGTGAACGACAGCTACCTGACCGCCGTCAAAAAGGGCGACGTGACAAACTTCGATTTCCTGCTGAAAAAGGATGAGAAGGCCCCGGAGCAGCCCAAGGATACCACGGAGGCAGGCCGCAACTACGGCCAGCTGCTCAACCGCCTCCTCGAGACCGCCTTCGACAACGTGCCCGACCAGGTGGATTTCAAGAACTTGAACGCCTCGTATACTTCCACTAGCCGCACGATTGACGTGCGGATGCCCTACCTGCTGATAAACGACGGTAAAATTGACTCGGAGGTGTATGTGCGCACCGATTCGCTGGTGAACAACCTGCATGTAAAGGGCACCATCGACGCGCGCGACTATAATATCTCGGCCAGCCTCTATACAGCCGATACGGCAGGTATCCGCCTGCCTTATGTGCAGCAGAAATTTGATGCCATGGTGGCCTTTGATACGCTGCACGTGAGCCTGAAGGATAAAAAGTACCGCAACGACGTGCTCACCGTGAGCGGCTCGGCCATGGTAAACAACCTCATGCTGAACCATCCGAAGTTGGCCGATGAGGACATACAAGTGGTGGAGGGCGCCGTAAATTATGTGCTAAAGCTTGGCCAGAACCTCTTTGTGGTGGACAGCCTGACGGAGGTGCGCGTTAACAAGGCCCGCGCTAACATATACGCCTCCTATCAAAACAAAACCTCCAAAATATTTGACCTCAAGGTGAAGACGGAGAAAGTGCCGGGCAACGATTTCTTCAGCTCCCTGCCGCCCGGCCTGTTCGAGAACCTGGAGGGGATAAAAACCCAGGGCTGGCTACAGTACGACCTTAATTTCCACCTGAACATGGACAGCGTGGAGCAGGTGGTGTTCGACTCCGACCTGGATGCCTCCGAAGACTTCAAGATTGTGGAGTGGGGCAAGACGAACATAGAGAAGATAAACAGCTCGTTCACGCATACCATGTATGAGTATGGCAAGCCGATCCGTACGTTTACCGTGGGGCCCGCCAATCCGTTTTATGCGCCGATACATACGATATCGCCTTACCTGCGCAATGCCATTCTTTCTGCCGAGGATGCGGGCTTCTACAGCCACAACGGTTTCCATGAGGAAGCGTTCCGGCAGGCTATCATCAAGAACCTGGAGGAGGGCGATTTTGCCCGTGGCGGCAGTACCATCTCCATGCAGCTAGTGAAGAACGTGTTCCTGACGCGTCAGAAAACCATCACCCGCAAGGTGGAGGAGGCCATAATCGTGTGGCTGATCGAGAACCTGGACCTGGTGTCGAAGAACCGCCTGTTTGAAGTATACCTCAACATTATTGAGTGGGGGCCGGATGTGTACGGAGCTAAGGATGCCTCGCGCTTTTACTTCGGCAAGCAACCGTCGGAACTGAATCTAGCGGAGGCTATCTTTCTGACCAGCATCATCCCGAGCCCGAAACGCTACCGCGCCTCCTTTGATAACCAGGGCAACCTGCGTAGCTGGAAATCGGGGTATTACCGTATGCTTGGGGGGATCATGCGCCGCCGTGGCCTGATATCGCAGGAGGAATACGAGAACCTGTACCCGAACGTGCACCTCTATGGTCGTGCCCGCGACCTGATCGTAACCGCGCCGGACACGACCATGATAGAGGAGGACACAAACCAGTTTGAGCTGGAGACCATTGATATGCTCGATTTTTAA
- a CDS encoding bile acid:sodium symporter family protein — translation MKKVQNAEQEPIGLIPRASAMAARVGLDWFLLALLGMIVLAYLWPELGVDREPLSLGDVANYGVSLIFFFYGLRLSPEKLKVGLSNWKLHVVVQLSTFILFPLLILPLYTLFRDTPQELLWLGVFYLAALPSTVSSSVVMVSIAGGNIPGAIFNASISSLMGIFITPLWMGLFLTTSAEGFDMGSVMGKLVLQVLLPVVLGILLHRYWGAFAERNKGRLRVFDQIIILLIVFTSFAESFARKMFSGYSVTDILILGAAMIGLFFLVYGIIYGITKALGFNRENQLTAIFCGSKKSLVHGTVMSKVLFPGGNMVGIILLPIMIYHALQLLASSIIAQAEARRKVVE, via the coding sequence ATGAAAAAAGTACAGAACGCGGAGCAAGAACCTATCGGCCTGATTCCGAGAGCCAGTGCCATGGCCGCACGTGTGGGGCTGGATTGGTTTCTGCTGGCGCTGCTAGGCATGATTGTGCTGGCCTACCTGTGGCCGGAACTGGGCGTGGACCGGGAGCCGCTCTCGCTGGGCGATGTGGCCAACTATGGCGTGTCGCTGATCTTCTTTTTCTACGGCCTGCGCCTGAGCCCCGAGAAACTGAAAGTAGGCCTGAGCAACTGGAAACTGCATGTGGTGGTGCAGCTGAGCACATTTATACTTTTCCCGCTGCTGATTCTGCCCCTTTATACTTTGTTCAGGGACACACCGCAGGAGCTGTTGTGGCTGGGGGTATTTTACCTGGCGGCGCTACCCTCCACGGTGTCCTCGTCAGTGGTGATGGTGTCGATAGCGGGTGGCAACATCCCCGGGGCGATTTTCAACGCCAGCATTTCCAGTTTGATGGGCATTTTCATCACGCCGCTCTGGATGGGCCTGTTCCTGACCACAAGTGCAGAAGGGTTTGACATGGGCAGCGTGATGGGCAAGCTGGTGCTGCAGGTGCTGCTGCCGGTGGTGCTGGGTATACTTTTGCACCGCTACTGGGGCGCATTTGCCGAGCGCAACAAAGGCCGTCTCCGGGTGTTCGACCAGATCATTATTCTGCTCATCGTGTTCACCTCTTTCGCAGAGTCGTTTGCGCGCAAAATGTTCAGCGGCTACAGCGTTACCGATATACTTATACTTGGCGCTGCCATGATCGGGTTGTTCTTCCTGGTGTACGGCATCATCTATGGCATAACCAAAGCGCTGGGCTTTAACCGCGAAAACCAGCTGACGGCCATCTTCTGCGGCTCTAAAAAATCGCTGGTGCACGGCACGGTGATGTCGAAGGTGCTGTTCCCCGGAGGCAATATGGTCGGCATTATCCTGCTGCCCATCATGATTTACCACGCCCTGCAGCTGCTGGCCTCGAGTATCATTGCGCAGGCGGAGGCGCGCAGGAAGGTTGTGGAGTAG
- a CDS encoding DUF3817 domain-containing protein, which yields MKTPISRLRTVGIYEGLSYLILLGIAMPLKYMFDMPLFVKYVGWAHGLLFVLYMLALLQVTLAHNWGFKKVAAGFIASLLPFGPFILDRKLLDKEEAAVEAQKQKQMA from the coding sequence ATGAAAACTCCAATTTCGCGCCTCCGCACGGTGGGCATTTACGAAGGTTTGTCTTACCTTATTTTGTTGGGTATCGCTATGCCCTTAAAGTATATGTTCGACATGCCCCTGTTTGTAAAGTACGTTGGTTGGGCCCACGGCCTGCTGTTCGTGCTCTACATGCTGGCCCTGCTGCAGGTAACGCTGGCACACAACTGGGGATTTAAAAAAGTGGCGGCTGGCTTTATCGCCTCCCTCCTGCCCTTCGGCCCCTTTATACTTGACAGGAAGCTTTTAGATAAAGAAGAAGCTGCTGTAGAGGCACAGAAGCAGAAACAAATGGCTTAA